Proteins encoded within one genomic window of Strix uralensis isolate ZFMK-TIS-50842 chromosome 32, bStrUra1, whole genome shotgun sequence:
- the UFC1 gene encoding ubiquitin-fold modifier-conjugating enzyme 1 isoform X2 — translation MAEEAARRVAAELPLLRTAAGPRDREGWAPRLKEEYRALIQYVENNKRADNDWFRLESNAEGTRWSGRCWYIHELLKYEFALEFDIPVTYPATAPEIAIPELDGKTAKMYRGGKICLSDHFKPLWARNVPKFGLAHLMALGLGPWLAVEIPDLVAKGLIQHKEK, via the exons ATGGCGGAGGAGGCGGCGCGGCGGGTGGCGGCGGAGCTGCCGCTGCTGCGGACGGCAGCGGGGCCGCGGGACCGGGAGGGGTGGGCGCCGCGGCTGAAGGAGGAGTACCGGGCCCTCATCCAG taCGTGGAGAACAACAAACGCGCCGACAATGACTGGTTCCGCCTGGAGTCCAACGCCGAGGGCACCCG GTGGTCCGGGAGGTGCTGGTACATCCACGAGCTGCTCAAGTACGAGTTCGCCCTCGAGTTTGAT ATCCCGGTGACCTATCCCGCCACCGCGCCCGAGATCGCCATCCCCGAGCTGGACGGGAAGACGGCCAAGATGTacag ggGGGGCAAGATCTGCCTCAGCGACCACTTCAAGCCGCTCTGGGCCAGGAACGTCCCCAAATTCGGCCTGGCCCATCTGATGGCTCTGGGG CTGGGCCCCTGGCTGGCCGTGGAGATCCCCGACCTCGTCGCCAAAGGCCTCATCCAGCACAAGGAGAAGTGA
- the APOA2 gene encoding apolipoprotein A-II, translating into MKVLAAALLLLCACRLRAAVVRREAVEAAPTAPEAAPAVEDFVNRYFPLLSVFTKELPQKLQAEELRSQAEAYFDRANKQLAPLAQELRSNIVNLFSSVLELGKGEGQP; encoded by the exons ATGAAGGTGCTGGCGGccgcgctgctgctgctctgcgcCTGCCGCCTGCGGGCCGCCGTGGTGAGGCGCGAGGCCGTGGAGGCCGCCCCCACCGCCCCCGAGGCCGCGCCGGCCGTCGAGGACTTTGTCAACCGCTACTTCCCGCTGCTCTCCGTCTTCACCAAGGAGCTGCCCCAGAAGCTGCAGGCGGAGGAGCTGCGCAGCCAGGCCGA GGCCTACTTCGACCGGGCCAACAAGCAGCTGGCACCGCTGGCCCAGGAGCTGCGGAGCAACATCGTCAACCTCTTCTCCTCCGTGCTGGAGCTGGGCAAGGGCGAGGGGCAGCCCTGA